In the genome of Panthera leo isolate Ple1 chromosome F3, P.leo_Ple1_pat1.1, whole genome shotgun sequence, the window tctcaaaaaataaataaataggggcgcctgggtggctcagtcggttaagcgtccgacttcggctcaggtcacgatctcgcactccgtgagtttgagccccgctctgggctctgtgctgactgctcagaggctggagcctgtttcagagtctgtgtctccctctctctctgaccctctcccgttcatgctctgtctctctctgtctcaaaaataaataaacgctaaaaaaattctttaaaaaaaataatctaaaaacaaaaacaaaaacaaagcaaaaacaactcTGCTTCCcaagctcacagcctggagcaaTCCCTGGAAACTCCCTCAAGTGGGAGCCATTAAATCCCTGTGCCCATAGCAGAGGCCCCTGGGCCCTTAAGGCAGAAACATGCACAGTCCACTGCAGACAGCCTGGGAACTGGCCACAGCCACGCAGTGTGGGAAGATGGAACCTAAACTGCAATTGTCCCCATGCTCAGCAGTGTGGAAGAAGCTGGGACATCTAGCCCAAGGAAAAGATGGGGTTCAAGGCCTTTTCCCTTCTGCACTATTTTGACCAGCTCCACCACTTTATGGCCTTCGATTGGTCTCTtctccactctctgtctcactcctTTCATTTTTGGAGATAGATGACTGCCAATCTCTTTCCAGCTCTCCAAATCCTAGATCTCTCGGAGCATTCTCTCTGCTGGAAGGACAGGGCAGGGCACACACCCTGATATGGGCTCTGGTTTTCAGAAGGCCAATCCCAGCCTGGTGGTAACCTGGGAAAGGGACTTCATGGTGAAGCACTCAGGCCACAGGTGTCAGAGGAGTCATCTGGAAGTCTCTGAAATGAGAGgttgggcatggaggctgcttcgTGGGGAAGCTGCGAGCCAAGCCCGGTTGCTGTGTTTGTGTCTGGAAACAAATGCCCTGCTGGGCTGGACTCTCAGCCACTAACCAGGGACTGCAGGAGCCTCAGTCACCAAAGGGAGCCTTAAGGCTTAGAATCAAAATCCTCAGGCCCAATTGGCTCCCTGGACCCAGAGTCCAGCTTCCTCATGGTGGTGGTTAAGCCTTATAGCTGCAGCGCCATGATTGGAACTCATTCTTCCAATAAGCAGGCAGGAgttccctctctccatccttttGGGACTGGGTGGGCACGGGGCCAGACTCCCCTACTCTCATCCATGCCTGCACCTGCCTCAGTGTCCATCCATGATGAGGATGCTAGGTCTATGAAGAGACACTGATTTGCTCCCATGGATTGATTCAGAACCTAATTTGTGGGTAAATACACCCAATACAGTATTCCTCCCCAGATATGGCTCCTAGGTACACCTCTGGACAACTTCCAGAGAAATAAGTTTCTCTTAGGAGACAGATGGTTGTGGAAGATGTTGGACAGTactgggggaaggaggcagacaggGCTGGGTAGGGGGTGGCTGGCATGTTGAGGGGAAGGGATACCCCCTTTTGTTTTCTATGGAGACAAGGGCCAATTTGACAGGCAGTACAGGGAAGTCTTGAGCTGGAGTGGGGTGACTGGGACTGAGTCATGGGGCCTGAGGTTAGAGGTGAGGAAATAGGGCAGTGAGCCCAAGGGGCTCAGAACAGACCCACATTATCATGATTTCTCACTCTGTTATTACCAAATGAAGGGGTTGAGCCCCAGTTAAGGGGCAGGGCCCCAGAAAGATAGGCTGTAACACCCAGGCCCCCAGAAGGATAGGTTGGGAAGGGGGAGTTGGAAGAAGCACGCAGAGCGCTGGCTTGGAGGAAGACTTTATTTTGCTCCCTGTTCCCAGTCCCCCAGCTAAGGCAGTTTGGCATGGCCACCCTGTGACCCTggttgggtgggggaagggtgtcCTGGTCTCCTGATTAGTGGCTGTGGCCATGGCCACCATGGCTATGGCCGTGGCCACCGTGGCTATGGCAGTGGCTCTGGCCACCTTCCCCAAAGCCTGGCCCATGGCTGTGGCCTTCTCCTTCAGGGGCATTCTTATGCATTTCCTGATGGGAGGCTACCGTCAGCCTGCCCACCAGGATGGAGAACTCCTCGAAGTTCAGCTCCTTGTCTCCATTTGTGTCCAGGTCCTCCATGATCTTGTTTATGgcattgtcatttttcttctgcttctgtggGTGGGGGAGACATGGCAGTCAGGGCTGGGTGTGGCCAGCGTTAGGGACAGGGAGCTCAGCAAATGACCCTAGGCAAAGCTACAGGGAAGCCtggcccctgggcctcagttataaaattgaaaatgaccATGGACTGATGCCCACAGGGTAGCAGATGCTGAGCACGCTTTGGACACGTTCTGATTTAGTCTGCATACAACCTGGGCACTacaattctctccattttacagaagaactgaggtcaagtgacttgcttgaggtcacacaATTAGTACGTACAGAAATGTCACCTCATTGGTCTTTATAACAAGTCTAGCAGGTGGACTTGGTCTCTTCTTTGAGGAAGACTTGAGGAAACTGACTTAGAAAAGGACAGCTGGTTTTTGCAGATTGAGTAGGGTTGGGAGCCGCAGAGTGGAAATGAGCCCTGTCCCTCCACCTGTCCATCctgctccctcccctttcccctcccttccctctctagGTCACTCATTTGGGACATGCATCTGCATTTTAACCTGCATAGTAGGGAAACCCCTGAGGAAAGcaaggtggggacagagggcagtGTTGGCTCTCCATTGACCCCACAGGGTGCGATGAAGTAGCCAGGGCAAGGGAGGGTCCAGGCAGGGCAGAAGAGAGCTTCAGTTGGTCCCACCCACTGGCTGGGGTAGCTTAGCCAAGTCCCCTCCTGGGACCCTGCGGGTGCCCAGCTCTGTTCCCAGGCCCTTCCCACTCCTGCAGTGCTCCCACACagccctctttctgcccttctcccatgccTAGCCAGAGCACTCACTCTGGAGCAGCTGCTTGGCTGGGTCCCAGCTTCTCCTCCTGGACTACCACTCTGCTTCTGGCAGAGTACgaaggaggtgggtggtggggcaGGCATAGGAATCACACTGAGGAGACCCTCACCCCATGAACTCTTGGCTATATTGTTTCTTGTTTATCCTGACCTGGCACCCTTCTTCCCAGTGTCTTATGCACCTTGACCCAGTGTCAGCATCCCCACTACTGACTACTGAAGTGGGGCGAGGCTTCAGGGAAGGCTGCCACTGGCTCTAGGAATAGAACTGAGGCTGGGACTCAGGCTTTTCACCCTTCTTGGTCCAGGTCTCTGTACCCCAAGTCCCTGATCttataaagaaactgaaagatcAAGTGGAACTAATCCTTTTTTTCCTAGAATTGCCTGTTATTTTCAGATCAGGGAATAAATGAACATGTTACTGAGTGCTTTGTGCCTGCCACTGCTCACTGGGTGCTTCCTACATGTAGTGTCTGTGTTTCCACGGACTCTTAGGTTAGAAAGGCCCCTCAGCCCTTGCATTCTGACAACAGCTGAGGTTTGGTGTCTGCCCAGCCCCTGCCAAGGGTCGTCCTCAGTTGCTTCCCTCCTCAGTTCAGGTGTCAGCTCAAATCACCTCCTTGGAGGGGCTCTTCCTGTCCACCCAAATAGTCAGCTTTTCCCACCCAGCCCACGCCACCCATAGCAtgctctcttattttctttggggGACTTACTGGCATTGGATTTTCCTGTGCTCTTTACTGGCCAACATCTTTGCTGTGTGTTCACCACTATGTGACTCTGCCCAGGACAGGGCCCTGCACACAGCACACATCTGTAAGTCAGTCTTGCTCGACTCTGTCTGCTGTCTAACTTGGAGTAACTCTGGTGACAGGGAGGCTGGGCTGAAGGAGCTAGACTTTCCTCCTTGACCATTGCAGACTGCACCCCATCCTCCATCCTTGGCCCAGACTGTCTCCAGGCTGCGTCAGGCCCACGAGGAGCACAGCCTACCTTGAGGAAGTTCGGCAGCTCTTTTTTCACCagctgtttcatttctttctggttgAGTTTGTCCGGGTGCCCCAGCCGCACAGAGTACTGGTGGAAGATGTTGATGATGGTCTCAATGCTGCATTCCATCTGTGACAGCTGGTCCGCCATCTTCCTGCACTCTTGTCTGCAAAGTGGAGATGCAGGGGTTCAGGTGCTTAGAAGAAAAGGCTGCTGAGCTTCCCTGACACCTCCCACAGGCTGCCCATAGGAACAGAAGGGGAAAcacagaagtaaaagaaagaatggcTCCAGGTGATTTGAGAGAAGATGCTGCCCCACACATGGAAGGGATGGTTTTAGAATATCTGGAAAATGCCAAAAAGCAGTGCAGTTGAGGACAAGAGGCTCCAGCAGAATATGAGCCAAGAAAATGTGAGGAAATTTTGATTAATCGAGGAGGGCTTCCAGGAAGAGGCCTTGGAAagaagatgggtgggtgggtgggggggaagtaAAGAAAGAGTTGGCAAGCAGGCTCCTGCCTGTGGAAGCTGATGGCTCACTTACCTGCCAAGGAGCCACACAACGGGGTTTGACAGCACCCTGTGTGTCCAACATTTATAGGCAGCCCCTGGCCGGATAGTCAGCTCTCGCGGGAAGATTGCTTCACAGGTGAGCAGTGTGGTAACCCTGAGTTGGGCTGTCAGTGCCAGGAAAGGGGCTTGGGCGGGACAGGAAATGTTCACAAAGCTTCTTGGGCCTTTTTGTGAAATGCCCAACCCTGGGCCTGGAGCTGGTTTGGGAGGAAGCTGTTTGGGTAGCTCACTTCCCCTCCACCCCAATCCCTTGCCCTACTTGAACAAGCCAGCAGGCTGCCTCTCCTCTGGCAGCCCTCACTCTCCCCTACTCCTGCTACGGTTGGGTCAATCAGTGGCTGCTGGCCCTGCCTTCCCCATGTGTGCTGCCCAGCAAGCGTGGCTGAACCTTCCCATGCCTGCCTGGCTCTGTGATAAGTACTCCTTGGAGGCTGAGGTGTGGGCACGGGGTTCTTAGATTCATAGGGAATGAATTGGGGTTAGGAGGGCCGTTAGAGGTGCTCCACCCTTTCAtattgcagatgaggaaactatgcCCAGAGAGGCACCTGGTTGGTGACATAGGAGGAACTGGGCCCAGACATTCTGGTTCCTGGTTAAGGGTGATTCTGATTACACTTCCCTCTTGCAATCTGAGCAAGACATCATCAGGGTGAACATGTTTCTAGAGGCCTCAGCATTACTGTTCTAAATCTTGCTCCCAACTGGGAGCCATGCCCTCTAGGAACTTACAACCtataagacaaatatttttatgtagctTCTCCTTGGGCAACACCTGTTCCTCCCTGGCTACAAACCTCCCTGCCCTGCGGGGGAGAAAGCTGAGCTGTTTAGTGCAGCACACGGAACTCTCCAGAAGCGCTTGTCCTGCCCCATCAGCCTCCCCTCCCACACCACCCTCTTACCCTGGGGTCACAGAGGGGCCACCTGCCACATGCATGCCAGGTCTTTGTCTTTGGTGCTGTCACCTGAGTGCCTTTCATCCATGACAGGTTGCAGTCCTACCAACCCCTCACGGCTCAGTTCAGATGCCACCTTGTCCAGGAGCCTGCTCTGGTCTTTCCAAATGGAAACAACTGTTCCTCTGGGAAACTGCTCCCCTCCCACTCCACTTCCAGCTCTCAACACTTCCTCCCCTAGAGTTCAGTTATGTACATATTTTGCCTTGTCTGACAATTGCCTGTGGATCCTCAAGGCAGGCTCTTCTTCATGTTCATACCCTCCTGAGTGCACGGCCCAGGGCTTGGCAGATGGGAGACCTCACATTTGCTGAAGGACCATGTCCTTGTTGACAGCCTCCCCTCTCCACCCAGGAAGCACTTTTGGAGGACTTGTATGGATGCTGTCCCTTAACCTCATGCTCCGTCCAGCGTCTCCCCTCTGTCCAGACTTCACGaagccttccctcccttctcaacCCATCTTGACTGCTCAGCCTTCTGAAAGTCCGAGGCAGCCCCTGTATATGCTACACCTTGGCCCTGAGCATGTCCTGCCTTACACTGCTGAGATGGCACATGGAATTGTGGCTAAGAGTTCAGACTGGCTATGTGAACTCAGGCAATTTaaataacctctctgtgcctcacttctTTAAcattaaaacaggaaaatgacaACTTATCTTGAAAATGGAGACAGTACATGTAAACGTGGAAGAGCTCAGTAAATGAGAGGCATTCTTATTAGTTACCATTTCATTCACTAATGCTTGTATGGGtagaacacctactatgtgccagaaagtAGTGCTAGATGTTGTAGGAGCTTGGTGAATGAGACAAAATAAAAGGGTGGGGACATAATCTTATATCTTGAATTCCTAAACACACTTTATACTCTTGGGAGCTAaggacagggcctggcacagtgccaaacacacagcaaatatttactaaccACTTGCTGAATGTGtgcttgaatgaatgagtaaatcacCCATGACTGAATGAACAGTGTAGGTATATCCCAGGAATTCATGCGCTGACTGGGCCTGCTCCCCTCTGCACCAGTGGAGGAAGGTACAGACAACACCCTGAAGGTGCCTGCGGCACCTCTCCCTTGCGCTCCCACAGCGCCCTCTGCCGACTCTGCCAGAGCACGTTTCACTCTGGACCAGTGGCCCCAGACACAAGCTCACAGGAAGAAGGAACTGGAAGCTGATGGCTTGAGAAAACAGCGCCACCAGTACGCGATGTGTGCCAACTAACGTGAGGGCTCTGGCTGAGGACATCAGGGAACAGTGGACACTGGTGAATGGGATTTCTCTTAACTTGAAGGAATGGTGGTACTCAGCATCAGCTTGACGTGGGAAAGGGGGCCAGGTACTGTCAGCACGCTCAAAGGCCCAGAGAATatgaatttttatgtgaaaactCTTGCTTATaaaagggttagggttagggttagggtttgggtcAGGCtgtcagggttagggttagggtttgggttcGGATTCAAGGTTCGCGTTCGGTTTTGGGTTCAGGTTTAGGGTTTGAGGTTCAGGGTTTGGGTTCGGGGTTCAGGGTTCGGGGTTTGGGTTCAAGATTCAGGTTTCTGGGTTCGGGTTCCAGTTCAGGGTTCGGCTTAGGGTTCAGGTCAGGGTTTGGGTTAAGGTTCAGGATTCGGGTTCGGGTTCAGGTTAGGTTAGGTTAGGGTTGGGgatagggttatggttagggatAGGGGTTAaggttaaggttagggttaggctTAGGAGTCTGGGTTAGGGTTAGGAGTTCAggatagggttagggttagggttagggtagggTTAGTtgtagggttaggtcccaggaggctccatgCAATGAAACCAAATCATTGCAGTTGTTTCTCAGAAGGTCTGAGTTGAATGCACAAGTGAGATTTCCGGccagttttattctttgtgtttcaCTGTCAGACAACAGTGTCGCCCATCTTCGTTAGGCCCCTCGTTCAGGGTCGATACCAAGACTGAAGCAACTCCAGTCTTGTAATCTACCTTGAGGACTGAAGTGAGGGCCATGTGACATTGTGAGTCAAGGGTAATCTTAGGGTTCGACACAGGGTTAGGTTTCCCTTGATGGTTTAGTTAGCATTACAGTTAGGGTCATGATTATGTCCCAGgtggctccaggcgctgaacccaaGTGTAGTTgcctccccaaagggctgagttgagggcacatgagggtgccggtcaggattagtctttgtcTTCCAAGTCCGCACAACACTGTGGTCCACTGGTCGGGTAGGTTTCAGGAATCCtcttgggcagctgcagccgggcctgggtaATGACATGGTGAGGGTCCAGGTTCTATGCTGAATTATCCTTCACTGCGTCTGGACCCCAGGTGTGTGGTGTTGttagactttggtattgggtccccatggggagagagccttagctcgTGTTATGGTTCAGTCCAGCGACATCACCAGGGCCGAAAGGGCTCCAGTCTCatgatctccctggagggctgaacCAAGGGCCCATGTGACAGGGagggtcaagtgtagggttagggttcgagatgGGGTTAGGTTTCAGTGGAGGGTTCTTTTTAGGCATAGGGATAGGGTTAAGGTTAGGTCctaggaggctccaggcgctgaacccacagcagtgcagttgtatCCACGAAGGGTTGAGttgagggcagaagggagggtgctggtcaggattagtct includes:
- the S100A9 gene encoding protein S100-A9, which encodes MADQLSQMECSIETIINIFHQYSVRLGHPDKLNQKEMKQLVKKELPNFLKKQKKNDNAINKIMEDLDTNGDKELNFEEFSILVGRLTVASHQEMHKNAPEGEGHSHGPGFGEGGQSHCHSHGGHGHSHGGHGHSH